The proteins below come from a single Tigriopus californicus strain San Diego chromosome 3, Tcal_SD_v2.1, whole genome shotgun sequence genomic window:
- the LOC131877349 gene encoding cyclic AMP response element-binding protein A-like isoform X1, whose amino-acid sequence MDSLAPMMMDDKPFYDMGEHELLDVWNTDLATHSMGNVFANSSPSPSPPLSSPSTPSDSMSGASFITTDSLVSGTPSCPWNASDLVGNSMIRNDRLLTDTSTIFPMDLKLTPTLRPMVHPSDVMGGYTYPEGQPIKREPGISSRNRPTMGSDGDSLPESPLSLSEDMETDCYHPFITFNTSMTSQTGPIVTSAMTSLDTSEMISSFVPIIKAETSDQPIDLHLSQSISISTPTSTMMSPTIAFMDDLSKCEGEEDVLEDKSDEDEDDDDEDDDDEEDEVMSKPVPIRTQCNNIPVQNANGNNIGYIIKQEQPVSPVKICTPPSLLKSSSTIVLTTTNANGSSSRFVIPKVNIKVNPHGAISSSATTLSLSQGIVNASIPGGGTTSSPVRISTSTVNGTQVTASSSLSSTVTTSPARPRNVYGHSTRQPIQTPLISSQPKGSTGPLLLTEEEKRTLLSEGYHVPQRLPLTKQEEKSLKKIRRKIKNKISAQESRRKKKEYMDCLERKMDSLHAELSQYKAKCVTLEGQNSNLVAQVKRLQTQLTSRNGAKAKN is encoded by the exons CATTCGATGGGCAATGTGTTTGCCAATTCATCGCcttcaccatcaccaccattaTCCTCGCCATCGACCCCCTCAGACTCGATGTCAGGGGCTAGCTTTATCACCACAGACAGCCTCGTATCGGGCACGCCCAGCTGTCCCTGGAACGCCTCAGATCTAGTTGGGAACAGCATGATCCGCAACGACCGCCTTCTCACCGACACATCCACCATTTTCCCCATGGACCTGAAATTGACACCCACGTTGAGGCCTATGGTTCATCCCTCGGATGTGATGGGCGGTTACACTTACCCCGAAGGTCAACCCATCAAGCGAGAACCGGGCATTAGCTCGAGGAATCGGCCCACCATGGGCAGCGATGGAGACTCATTGCCGGAGTCCCCTTTAAGCCTTTCAGAAG ATATGGAAACAGATTGTTATCATCCATTTATCACTTTCAACACATCCATGACCTCACAGACGGGCCCAATTGTGACCTCGGCGATGACTTCATTGGATACTTCCGAGATGATCTCTAGCTTCGTGCCTATCATCAAGGCCGAGACGTCCGATCAGCCCATTGATCTCCATCTGTCCCAATCCATTTCAATTAGCACACCCACGTCCACAATGATGAGCCCCACCATTGCTTTTATGGATGATCTCTCGAAATGTGAGGGCGAGGAGGACGTCCTCGAGGACAAGTcggacgaggacgaagacgacgacgacgaggatgacgacgacgaggaggacgaggtcATGTCCAAGCCTGTTCCCATTCGCACCCAATGCAACAATATCCCGGTTCAAAATGCCAATGGCAACAACATTGGTTACATTATCAAGCAGGAGCAACCCGTCTCTCCGGTAAAA ATTTGCACTCCGCCGAGCTTGCTCAAATCCTCCTCCACTATAGTACTTACGACCACGAATGCCAATGGGAGCAGCAGCCGATTCGTCATTCCTAAAGTCAACATTAAAGTCAATCCTCATG GTGCAATTTCCAGTTCCGCAACCACCCTGTCCTTGAGCCAGGGCATCGTAAATGCGTCCATACCTGGTGGCGGCACCACCTCGTCCCCTGTGAGGATCAGCACGTCCACGGTCAATGGCACTCAAGTGACCGCATCATCATCCTTATCATCCACGGTGACAACATCTCCAGCTCGACCGAGAAATGTCTACGGTCACTCCACCCGTCAACCCATTCAGACGCCTCTCATATCCAGTCAGCCG AAAGGGTCTACGGGACCACTGTTGTTGACCGAGGAAGAAAAGCGAACTTTGCTCTCAGAAGGCTATCATGTTCCGCAAAGGCTGCCGTTGACGAAGCAGGAGgaaaagtctttgaaaaagaTCCGGCGAAAAATCAAGAATAAG ATATCCGCTCAGGAGAGTCGtcggaaaaagaaagagtatATGGACTGCTtggagaggaaaatggattccCTCCATGCGGAGTTGTCCCAATACAAGGCCAAATGTGTGACACTCGAAGGCCAGAACTCAAATCTTGTTGCTCAGGTCAAGAGGCTACAAACCCAATTGACGTCAAGAAATggggccaaggccaaaaattaA
- the LOC131877349 gene encoding cyclic AMP response element-binding protein A-like isoform X2 — MPSWAECPRPRTRSRHHSEDAQNALQNRHSMGNVFANSSPSPSPPLSSPSTPSDSMSGASFITTDSLVSGTPSCPWNASDLVGNSMIRNDRLLTDTSTIFPMDLKLTPTLRPMVHPSDVMGGYTYPEGQPIKREPGISSRNRPTMGSDGDSLPESPLSLSEDMETDCYHPFITFNTSMTSQTGPIVTSAMTSLDTSEMISSFVPIIKAETSDQPIDLHLSQSISISTPTSTMMSPTIAFMDDLSKCEGEEDVLEDKSDEDEDDDDEDDDDEEDEVMSKPVPIRTQCNNIPVQNANGNNIGYIIKQEQPVSPVKICTPPSLLKSSSTIVLTTTNANGSSSRFVIPKVNIKVNPHGAISSSATTLSLSQGIVNASIPGGGTTSSPVRISTSTVNGTQVTASSSLSSTVTTSPARPRNVYGHSTRQPIQTPLISSQPKGSTGPLLLTEEEKRTLLSEGYHVPQRLPLTKQEEKSLKKIRRKIKNKISAQESRRKKKEYMDCLERKMDSLHAELSQYKAKCVTLEGQNSNLVAQVKRLQTQLTSRNGAKAKN, encoded by the exons CATTCGATGGGCAATGTGTTTGCCAATTCATCGCcttcaccatcaccaccattaTCCTCGCCATCGACCCCCTCAGACTCGATGTCAGGGGCTAGCTTTATCACCACAGACAGCCTCGTATCGGGCACGCCCAGCTGTCCCTGGAACGCCTCAGATCTAGTTGGGAACAGCATGATCCGCAACGACCGCCTTCTCACCGACACATCCACCATTTTCCCCATGGACCTGAAATTGACACCCACGTTGAGGCCTATGGTTCATCCCTCGGATGTGATGGGCGGTTACACTTACCCCGAAGGTCAACCCATCAAGCGAGAACCGGGCATTAGCTCGAGGAATCGGCCCACCATGGGCAGCGATGGAGACTCATTGCCGGAGTCCCCTTTAAGCCTTTCAGAAG ATATGGAAACAGATTGTTATCATCCATTTATCACTTTCAACACATCCATGACCTCACAGACGGGCCCAATTGTGACCTCGGCGATGACTTCATTGGATACTTCCGAGATGATCTCTAGCTTCGTGCCTATCATCAAGGCCGAGACGTCCGATCAGCCCATTGATCTCCATCTGTCCCAATCCATTTCAATTAGCACACCCACGTCCACAATGATGAGCCCCACCATTGCTTTTATGGATGATCTCTCGAAATGTGAGGGCGAGGAGGACGTCCTCGAGGACAAGTcggacgaggacgaagacgacgacgacgaggatgacgacgacgaggaggacgaggtcATGTCCAAGCCTGTTCCCATTCGCACCCAATGCAACAATATCCCGGTTCAAAATGCCAATGGCAACAACATTGGTTACATTATCAAGCAGGAGCAACCCGTCTCTCCGGTAAAA ATTTGCACTCCGCCGAGCTTGCTCAAATCCTCCTCCACTATAGTACTTACGACCACGAATGCCAATGGGAGCAGCAGCCGATTCGTCATTCCTAAAGTCAACATTAAAGTCAATCCTCATG GTGCAATTTCCAGTTCCGCAACCACCCTGTCCTTGAGCCAGGGCATCGTAAATGCGTCCATACCTGGTGGCGGCACCACCTCGTCCCCTGTGAGGATCAGCACGTCCACGGTCAATGGCACTCAAGTGACCGCATCATCATCCTTATCATCCACGGTGACAACATCTCCAGCTCGACCGAGAAATGTCTACGGTCACTCCACCCGTCAACCCATTCAGACGCCTCTCATATCCAGTCAGCCG AAAGGGTCTACGGGACCACTGTTGTTGACCGAGGAAGAAAAGCGAACTTTGCTCTCAGAAGGCTATCATGTTCCGCAAAGGCTGCCGTTGACGAAGCAGGAGgaaaagtctttgaaaaagaTCCGGCGAAAAATCAAGAATAAG ATATCCGCTCAGGAGAGTCGtcggaaaaagaaagagtatATGGACTGCTtggagaggaaaatggattccCTCCATGCGGAGTTGTCCCAATACAAGGCCAAATGTGTGACACTCGAAGGCCAGAACTCAAATCTTGTTGCTCAGGTCAAGAGGCTACAAACCCAATTGACGTCAAGAAATggggccaaggccaaaaattaA
- the LOC131877350 gene encoding negative elongation factor E-like — translation MVVALSFPAKLTDEELMLKAKYEKLRRIKKKVALSKLPHHHHDDKLKGGHDHKPALLLSGAGSTAALAGSGGTSSGPGLGVSGASLGGAGAGLGGSHHRIPEAKDAKEVAKKLIRTGALQTIQKTIEKDKQEKSRGFKRSQGLERKLTGLDARAGYQPFSATHGPSGGFDTGGEDMNPEPVEPPPKKVKNLYDTFVTARDREERGLPDREGNQSEKPRQGHTVYVFGYNISEDFLKTVFASNGKIVNVSLEVEKNCGFVTFEKPESAEAAISEHNDTLAQGIQLKVSMARRQPQIDPINDASSSSTWSTIAASHSQKGSHKDKRDLVTYDDGIF, via the exons ATGGTGGTGGCTCTGTCCTTTCCGGCCAAGCTGACGGACGAAGAGCTCATGCTCAAGGCCAAGTATGAGAAGCTCAGACGAATCAAGAAGAAAGTAGCCTTAAGCAAGCTTCCCCACCATCATCACGACGACAAACTCAAAGGCGGGCACGATCACAAACCCGCCTTGTTGCTGAGTGGGGCGGGTAGTACGGCGGCCTTGGCCGGCTCGGGGGGCACGAGTAGCGGCCCGGGCTTGGGCGTGAGTGGCGCGAGTTTGGGCGGAGCTGGAGCCGGCCTGGGCGGGTCACATCATCGCATTCCCGAAGCCAAAGACGCCAAGGAGGTGGCTAAGAAACTGATTCGTACGGGCGCATTGCAAACCATTCAGAAAACCATCGAAAAGGACAAACAAGAGAAATCTCGTGGATTCAAACGCTCCCAAG GTTTGGAGCGAAAACTAACGGGCTTGGATGCTCGAGCCGGTTATCAACCCTTTTCGGCCACCCACGGCCCCAGTGGCGGGTTTGATACCGGGGGTGAAGACATGAACCCCGAACCCGTG GAACCCCCGCCTAAGAAGGTCAAAAACCTCTATGACACGTTTGTCACGGCCCGTGATCGCGAGGAACGTGGCCTACCCGATCGAGAGGGCAATCAATCGGAGAAGCCCCGCCAAGGACATACCGTTTACGTGTTCGGGTACAATATATCCGAGGACTTTCTCAAAACCGTATTCGCATCTAATGGCAAAATTGTCAATGTCTCGTTGGAAGTGGAAAAG AATTGTGGCTTCGTCACGTTTGAGAAGCCAGAATCAGCCGAAGCCGCCATTTCTGAGCACAACGATACTCTCGCTCAAGGCATTCAATTGAAG GTATCTATGGCTCGTCGTCAACCACAAATCGATCCCATCAATGATGCCTCCTCTTCGTCGACTTGGTCCACAATTGCTGCCTCTCATAGCCAGAAAGGCAGTCACAAGGACAAACGAGATTTGGTCACTTATGACGACGGTATATTCTGA
- the LOC131877351 gene encoding NADH-cytochrome b5 reductase 3-like isoform X2 — protein MMDMSLPLPLGLGLGAVAFVAALAGWYWSKNRRHPITLLDPTRKYALKLIDKKVLSHDTRRFRFALPSEKHILGLPVGQHIFLSARVDGQLVVRPYTPTSSDHDLGFMDLVVKVYFKNVHPKFPDGGKMSQYLDNMPIGSSIDVRGPSGLLIYRGHGTFDIKADKKATPVTRNYAKVSMIAGGTGITPMLQLITEILDQPNDSTQLRLLFANQTEDDILVREELEQLQADHPNQFKLWYTVDRPTEGWKYSSGFISDDMVREHLFPANEDTLAVMCGPPPMINFACIPNLEKAGYVEANRFAY, from the exons ATGATGGATATGAGTCTG CCTCTTCCATTGGGTCTGGGATTGGGTGCCGTGGCTTTTGTGGCGGCCTTAGCCGGTTGGTATTGGTCCAAGAACCGCCGCCATCCCATTACCCTGCTCGACCCCACCCGGAAATACGCCCTCAAGCTCATTGACAAGAAGGTCTTGTCCCATGACACAAGGCGATTCCGGTTTGCCCTCCCTTCAGAGAAGCACATTTTGGGCCTACCCGTGGGTCAACACATCTTCTTGTCTGCCCGCGTGGACGGCCAGCTGGTGGTCCGCCCCTACACACCCACCTCTAGTGATCATGATCTTGGTTTCATGGATTTGGTGGTCAAG GTTTACTTCAAGAACGTGCATCCCAAGTTCCCGGATGGCGGCAAGATGTCCCAATACTTGGACAACATGCCCATTGGCAGTTCGATTGACGTGCGAGGCCCAAGTGGTTTGCTCATCTACCGCGGACACGGGACTTTTGATATCAAAGCTGACAAGAAGGCCACACCCGTGACCCGGAACTACGCCAAAGTGTCCATGATCGCCG GCGGGACGGGCATCACGCCCATGTTGCAACTGATCACGGAAATCCTGGACCAGCCCAATGACTCCACTCAGCTTCGATTGCTTTTCGCCAATCAAACCGAGGACGATATTCTGGTGCGTGAGGAGCTCGAGCAACTCCAGGCGGATCATCCCAATCAATTCAAGCTTTGGTACACGGTCGACCGACCCACAGAAG GCTGGAAATACAGCTCGGGCTTCATCAGTGATGACATGGTCCGCGAGCATTTGTTCCCGGCCAATGAGGACACCTTGGCCGTGATGTGCGGTCCTCCACCCATGATCAACTTCGCCTGTATTCCGAATCTGGAGAAGGCCGGTTACGTTGAGGCCAATCGTTTCGCTTACTAG
- the LOC131877351 gene encoding NADH-cytochrome b5 reductase 3-like isoform X1 — MGQAQVKPLPLGLGLGAVAFVAALAGWYWSKNRRHPITLLDPTRKYALKLIDKKVLSHDTRRFRFALPSEKHILGLPVGQHIFLSARVDGQLVVRPYTPTSSDHDLGFMDLVVKVYFKNVHPKFPDGGKMSQYLDNMPIGSSIDVRGPSGLLIYRGHGTFDIKADKKATPVTRNYAKVSMIAGGTGITPMLQLITEILDQPNDSTQLRLLFANQTEDDILVREELEQLQADHPNQFKLWYTVDRPTEGWKYSSGFISDDMVREHLFPANEDTLAVMCGPPPMINFACIPNLEKAGYVEANRFAY; from the exons atggGTCAGGCACAAGTGAAG CCTCTTCCATTGGGTCTGGGATTGGGTGCCGTGGCTTTTGTGGCGGCCTTAGCCGGTTGGTATTGGTCCAAGAACCGCCGCCATCCCATTACCCTGCTCGACCCCACCCGGAAATACGCCCTCAAGCTCATTGACAAGAAGGTCTTGTCCCATGACACAAGGCGATTCCGGTTTGCCCTCCCTTCAGAGAAGCACATTTTGGGCCTACCCGTGGGTCAACACATCTTCTTGTCTGCCCGCGTGGACGGCCAGCTGGTGGTCCGCCCCTACACACCCACCTCTAGTGATCATGATCTTGGTTTCATGGATTTGGTGGTCAAG GTTTACTTCAAGAACGTGCATCCCAAGTTCCCGGATGGCGGCAAGATGTCCCAATACTTGGACAACATGCCCATTGGCAGTTCGATTGACGTGCGAGGCCCAAGTGGTTTGCTCATCTACCGCGGACACGGGACTTTTGATATCAAAGCTGACAAGAAGGCCACACCCGTGACCCGGAACTACGCCAAAGTGTCCATGATCGCCG GCGGGACGGGCATCACGCCCATGTTGCAACTGATCACGGAAATCCTGGACCAGCCCAATGACTCCACTCAGCTTCGATTGCTTTTCGCCAATCAAACCGAGGACGATATTCTGGTGCGTGAGGAGCTCGAGCAACTCCAGGCGGATCATCCCAATCAATTCAAGCTTTGGTACACGGTCGACCGACCCACAGAAG GCTGGAAATACAGCTCGGGCTTCATCAGTGATGACATGGTCCGCGAGCATTTGTTCCCGGCCAATGAGGACACCTTGGCCGTGATGTGCGGTCCTCCACCCATGATCAACTTCGCCTGTATTCCGAATCTGGAGAAGGCCGGTTACGTTGAGGCCAATCGTTTCGCTTACTAG